The stretch of DNA AACAGCCGGACGGAGATGCCGATCACCCAGAGGAACGCCGGCGGTTTGTCGACCGTGATCGCGTTCGCGGCGTCGGAGGAGCCGTAGAAGAACGCCTCCCAGCTCTGGCTCCCCGCCTGCACGGCCGCGGAGTAGAACGCATTCGCCCAGCCGTTCACGCCGAGGTTCGCGACGTAGAGCACGCCGGTGACCAGCAGCAGCCCGAGGAACGCCGGGCGCTCCCACCGCGCGGCGTCGGCGCGACCGCGGACCAGCGCCGCCAGCCGCTCGCGGACTGCCGGTCGGTCGCGGGTCGGTGGTGGCAGGAGGCGCGGGCGCTCGGCGGGGATCGTGTCGGTCATGCCCCCGAGCGTGCGATCCCCACGTGCGCGGATCGTCGGCGCAGCCTTGGACGCGCCTAAGGGACCGAGGCCAGGGAGACCAGCGGCCGACTCCAGGCGACCTCGCGCGCGAGCTGCCCGGTCGTCCGAAACAGCTCGACCTGGGTCGTGTCGGCGAGCACGGTCACGAGTTCCTCGCGGTCGGCCGGCACGAAGCCGAGCCCCTGCCAGAACGGGCCGGACCGGCGGCTGAACAGCCAGGCCCGCCGTGCCCCGCCAGCAGCCGCCTCGGCCATCGCGAACCGGGCGAGCGCCGCCCCGCGGCCGGAGCCGCGCAGCGCCGGTCCGACGGCGACGCTGCGGAGGAGGGCGTGCCTCCCGTCCGGTCCGGTCTCGTAGCCGGTGGTCCCGACGACGGCGCCCGCCTTGTCACGGACGGCCCAGAGGTGCACGCCCTGATCGGCCAACCCGGCGACCGTCAGGTCGCACGCCGACAGGAAGGCGTGCACGTCGTCGACGTCGTCCGGTCCGACGCGGACGGGGGTCGGCTCAACGCGCGGCACGGACCGGCACGGCGGTCGCGGTCGAGAGCGGCCAGCGCCGGTCGAGCCGCGCACCCAGCACCGCTTCGAGCAGGAACCACCCGACCGGACGCCGGACCGCCCAGTACGCACCGACGAGCAGGAACACCAGCGGGGACCACACGTGCAGGACCAGGAGCAGGACGGTGACGATGCCGAACACGACGCCGACCGCGTTCGAGAACGACCAGAAGCCGGCCACGAACCGGTCCCGAGCAGCCTGCTGGGTCGCAGCAGCAGCAGCCGCGGCCTCCGCCGCCGCGGTCCGCTCGTCGAGCCCGCGGACGCCGGGCTCCAGCTCGGCGGGGTCGTCCTGCGCGAAGAGCTCCCGCACCGGCACCTCGAGCGCACGGGCGATCGCGGAGAGGGTCTCGAGGCTCGCGTCGTTGCCGCCCTCGAGGCGTTGCACCGTCCGGACGGCGACGCCGCTCGTCTCGGCCAGGCGTTCCTGGGTCCAGCCACGCTCTCGTCGGAGGGTGGCGATCCGCATCTCGTTCATGGTGCCGAGCCTAGGAACGACCGGGGCGACAGCACCACGACAGCACCACGACAGGGACACGACAGGGACGCGACAGCCTCCCGCCACCTGCCCGCCACGGGCCGTCACGCCCCGTGCGGGTCGAACCGGTACCCCATCCCCGACTCGGTCACCAGGTACCGAGGGTGCGACGGCTCCGGCTCGAGCTTCCGCCGCAGCTGCGCCATGTAGAGCCGCAGGTAGCCGGAGTCGTTGCCGTGCGTCGGGCCCCAGACCTCGGTCAGGAGCATCTCGCGGGTCATCAGCCGCCCGGGGTTCGTGACGAGGACCTCGAGCAGCCGCCACTCGGTCGGGGTGAGCCGGATCGTCGGACCCGTCGGCGGCGTGACCTGCTTCGCGACGAGGTCCACGACGAGGTCGCCGATCGTCACCGTCGGCGTCACACCCGCACTCGCCGCGGCCGTCGCCTGCCGCCGACCGAGTGCGCGGAGCCGGGCGAGCAGCTCGTCCATCTGGAAGGGCTTCGTCACGTAGTCGTCCGCCCCGGCGTCGAGCGCGTCGACCTTGTCGGACGAGTCGGTCCGACCGGAGAGCACGAGCACGGGCACCTGCGACCACGCACGGATGCCCTCGAGCACGCCGATGCCGTCGAGCCGGGGCATGCCGAGGTCGAGCATCACGATGTCCGGCCGCTCGGTGATCACCGCGTCGATCGCGGCCCGGCCGTCCCGCGCGGTCACGACGTCGTAGCCGCGGGCGGCGAGCGTGACGGACAGGGCCCGGACGAGCTGTGCGTCGTCGTCGGCGATGAGGACCTTCGTGCTCACTTGACATCCACTCCCAGGTGTCCGGCGATCGGCAGCCGCACGACGACGGTGAGCCCGCCGCCCGGGGTGTCGTCGACCTCGATCGTGCCGCCCATGCCCTCGGTGAAGCCGCGCGCGAGCGCCAGCCCGAGTCCGAGCCCGGTCTCGTTGTCGGTGTCGCCGAGTCGCTGGAAGGGCTGGAACACCTCGCCGCGTCGGTCCTCGGGGATGCCCGGGCCGTGGTCGGCGACGCGCAGCTCGACGCCGCCGCCGAAGGCGCTCGCCGCGACGCGGACGCGCGTGCCCTCCGGCGCGTAGCGGCTGGCGTTGGCGAGCAGGTTCACGACGACGCGCTGCAGCAGTCCGGGGTCGGCGAGGACGGGCGGCAGGTCGGCCGGCAGGTCGAGGTCGACGTCGTCCGGGCCGAGTTCGAGCTCGTCGAGCGCGGGGGCGACGACCGTCTCGAGGGCGGTCGGCAGTGGGTTGACGGCGAGGACACCGGCCTGCACGCGACTGACGTCGAGCAGGTCGGCCAGCAGCACCGCCAGCTGACGGAGACTCTCGTCGGCGGTGGTGAGCAGTGCCTCCCGGTCGGCCGGCGAGAGCTCGATGTCGGAGGCGTGCAGGGTCTGGACGGCAGCGGACGCCGCCGCGATCGGTCGGCGCACGTCGTGCCCGACGGCCGCCAGGATGGCGCTCCGGACGCGGTCCGCCGCGGCGATCCGCTCCGCGTCGACCGCGGTGCGGGTGAGACGCCGGTGCTCGACGGCGGCGTCGAGCTGCTGCTCGACGACGCGCAGCAGTCGGCGCTGGGTCGGGTCGTCGGGCGCGCCGGCGAACTCGAGGACGGCGCCGGACGGGAGGCTCGTGGTCGCGTCCGCCACGTTGGCGAACGTCCCCGACGTGGCCGGCACCTCGTCGCCCTGACGGATCCGCACGCCGGTGAAGCCGAAGGCCTCGCGGGTGCGGTCGAGCAGCGCCTGCAGGGCGTCGTCGCCGCGGAGGACGCTGCCGGCGATCCCGACCAGGAGTCCGGACTCGGCGGCGGCACGACGTGCCGCGCGGCTGCGACGGGCGGACCGGTCGACCACGAAGCTGACCAGCACGGCGCTGATGACGTACATCACGAGCGCCACGAGGTGCCACGGCTGCTGGACGGTGACCATGTAGAGGGGTTGCACGAAGAAGTAGTCGAGGCTCAGCCCGGACAGCACGGCGGTGAAGACCGCCGGCCACATCCCGCCGATCAGCGCGACGACGAGCACGAGCAGCTGGTACGACAGCACGTCCACCGTGATGGCGTCGGGGTCGTTGCCGAACGACAGCAGCCAGGTCAGCAGCGGGCCGAGGACCAGCGAGACCGCGAACGCGGCGGCGATCCGGCCCCGCGACAGGCTGCCGCCGAGCTTCGGCAGGGCGAAGCCGCCGCCTGCCCGCTCGTGGGTGACGACGTGCACGTCGATGTCGCCGGACTCGCGGACGACCGTGTTGCCGATGCCCGGACCGGTGAGCGCGGCGGCGAGACGACTGCGGCGGCTGACACCGATGACGATCTGAGTGGCGTCCACCGACTTCGCGAACCGGACCAGGGTCGACGGCACGTCGTCACCGACCACCTGGTGGTAGGTCCCGCCGAGCTGTTCGAGCAGGGCGCGCTGCTTGCCGAGCGCACCGGGGTGGCGTTCGCGCAGCCCGTCGTTCGTGGTGACGTGGACGGCCGCGAGCTCCCCACCGGCGCTGCGGGCCGCGATGCGGGCACCCCGGCGCAGCAGGGTCTCGCCCTCCGGGCCGCCGGTGAGCGCGACGAGCACGCGCTCGCGGGTCTCCCACCGATGGTCGATGCCGTGCTCGGCGCGGTAGGCCTTGAGCGCATCGTCGACCTCGTCGGCGAGCCAGAGCAGGGCGATCTCGCGGAGCGCGGTGAGGTTGCCGAGCCGGAAGTAGTTCGACAGCGCGGCGTCGATGCGGGCGGCCGGGTAGACCAGCCCGTCCGACAGTCGTTCGCGCAGCGATGCCGGGGACAGGTCGACGACCTCGATCTGGTCGGCGGCGCGGACCACGGCGTCGGGCACGGTCTCGCGCTGCACGGTGCCGGTGATCTCGCGGACGACGTCCCCGAGGGACTGCATGTGCTGGATGTTGACCGTCGAGATGACGCTGATGCCGGCGGCGAGGAGCACCTCGACGTCCTGCCAGCGCTTCTCGTTCGGGCTGCCGGGGGCGTTCGTGTGGGCGAGCTCGTCGACGAGCGCGACGTCGGGCGCCCGGGCCACGACCGCGTCGAGGTCCATGTCGTCGAGGGCGACGCCGCGGTGCTCGACGACCCGGCGTGGGACGAGTTCGAGGCCGTCGACCAGCGCTGCTGTTGCGGCTCGCTCGTGGGTCTCGACGACGGCGACGACGACGTCCCGGCCCTCGGCGCGGAGCCGGTGGCCCTCCTCGAGCATCGTGTAGGTCTTGCCGACACCAGGAGCGGCGCCGAGCAGCACCCGGAGTTTCCCGCGCTTCACGTGCTCATCCTCTCGCTTGTCGCTGTGGTGGTGTCGGTGGTGGTGCCCGCGGAACCAGGTTCCGGACACTGCACCAGGAAGTTGCGCGGTGCTGTGTCCGGAACCTGGTTCCGTCGGAAGGGGTCAGGCCGCCTTCGCCAGCGCGAGGTTCAGCTCGAGGACGTTCACGACCGGCTCGCCGAGGAACCCGGCCTGCCGGGACTCGGTGTGCTGCTGCACGAGCGCGCGGACGGTGGACTCCGACAGCCCCCGGGCCTCGGCCACCCGGGACACCTGCTGCAGCGCGTACTCCGGGCTGATGTCCGGGTCGAGGCCGGAGCCCGACGCGGTCACCGCGTCGGCGGGCACCTCGGCCTCGCTGACCCCGTCGGCCTTCGCCACGGCGGCCCGGCGCTCCTCGATGCTCTTCAGCAGGTCGGGGTTGTTCGGTCCGAGGTTCGAGCCGGACGAGGCGTTCGCGTCGTAGCCGTCGTCGCCAGCGGCGCTCGGACGCGACTGGAACCAGCGGTCGGCGCCCTTCCCGGAGAACGACTGCCCGATGAGCGACGAGCCCACGACCGTGCCCGACGAGTCGGTGACCATCGAGCCGTTCGCCTGGTCGTGGAAGGCGGCCTGGCCGACGCCCCACACCGCGAGCGGGTAGGCGATGCCGAGCACGACGGTGGACAGCAGGGTGAGGCGCACGGCCACACCGGTGGAGCGGAAGAAGGAACGTGATGAGGAAGCCATGGTCTAGAACCCCGGGATGAGACCGACCACGAGGTCGATCGCCTTGATGCCGATGAAGGGGACGATGACGCCGCCGAGCCCGTAGACGAGCAGGTTGCGTCCGAGGACGGACGACGCCGAGGCGGCGCGGTACTTGACGCCGCGCAGCGACAGCGGGATGAGCGCCACGATGACGAGCGCGTTGAACACGACGGCCGACAGGATCGCCGACGACGGGCTGTGCAGACCCATGACGTTCAGCGCCGCCAGGCCGGGGAACGCCGCCTGGAACATCGCGGGGATGATCGCGAAGTACTTCGCGACGTCGTTGGCGATCGAGAACGTGGTGAGTGCCCCGCGGGTGATGAGCAGCTGCTTGCCGATCCGGACGACGTCGATGAGCTTCGTCGGGTCGGAGTCGAGGTCGACCATGTTGCCGGCCTCCTTCGCAGCGGTGGTGCCGGTGTTCATCGCGACGCCGACGTCGGCCTGCGCCAGCGCGGGGGCGTCGTTCGTGCCGTCACCGGTCATCGCGACGAGGTTGCCGCCCTCCTGCTCCTTGCGGATGTAGGCGAGCTTGTCCTCCGGCGTGGCCTCGGCGAGGAAGTCGTCCACCCCGGCCTCGGCGGCGATCGCGGCGGCGGTGCGGGGGTTGTCGCCGGTGATCATCACCGTGCGGATGCCCATCGACCGCAGCTCGGCGAAGCGCTCGGCCATGCCGTCCTTCACGACGTCCTTGAGGTGCACGACGCCGAGCAGCGCGACGGAGCCCGAGGCCGAGCGGCGCCCGACGACGAGCGGTGTCCCGCCCTGGTCGGAGATCTCGGCGACCGCGGTGTCGATCGCCGCGACGACGGCCGCGTCGGTCGATCCCGCCCACGCGAGCACGGCCGCGGCCGCACCCTTGCGGATCTGCGACCCGTCGGCCAGGTCGAGCCCGGACATGCGGGTCTGCGCCGTGAAGGGCACCTCGACCGCGCCCGCCGGGTTGCCCGGCGCGATGCCGTCCTGCTCGGCGAGCGTGACGATGGAACGGCCCTCGGGCGTGCTGTCCGCGGCGCTCGACAGCGCGGCGGCCTCCATGAGCTCCGCCTCGGTCACACCGGGGACGGGCACCACGCGCGAGGCCTGGCGGTTGCCGTACGTGATGGTGCCGGTCTTGTCGAGCAGCAGCGTCGTGATGTCACCGGCGGCCTCGACCGCGCGGCCGGACATCGCCAGGACGTTGTGCTGCACGAGCCGGTCCATGCCGGCGATGCCGATCGCGGAGAGCAGCGCCCCGATGGTGGTCGGGATGAGACAGACGAGCAGGGCGATGAGCACCGGCACGCTGACGGTCGCACCGACCAGCCCCGCGATGGGCTGCATCGTCAGGCAGACGATCACGAAGACGATCGACAGCGACGCGAGCAGGATGTTCAGCGCGATCTCGTTCGGCGTCTTCTGCCGCGCAGCACCCTCGACGAGCCGGATCATCCGGTCGATGAAGGTCTCGCCCGGTGTCGAGGTGATCCGGACGACGATCCGGTCGGACAGCACCCGGGTGCCGCCCGTGACGGCACTGCGGTCGCCGCCGGACTCGCGGATGACGGGCGCCGACTCACCGGTGACCGCCGACTCGTCGACGCTGGCGATGCCCTCGACGACGTCGCCGTCACCGGGGATCACCTCGCCGGCGACGACCACCACGACGTCCCCCTTGGCGAGGTCCACCGAGGCGACCTCCTCGGTGTCGTTCGACAGCGCAGCGGCGTCGGACGCGTCCCACCGCAGGACCCGGCGGGCGCTGGTCGTGGAGCGGGTCTTCCGCAGGGTGTCGGCCTGCGCCTTGCCCCGGCCCTCGGCGACGGCCTCGGCCAGGTTGGCGAAGACGACGGTCAGCCAGAGCCACACTGCGATCGCGGCGGTGAACACCGACGGCTCGACGAACGCGGTCACGGTGGTGAGCGCGGCGCCGACCTCGACGATGAACATGACGGGGTTGCGCCACATCAGGCGCGGGTCGAGCTTGCGGAGTGCGCCGGGCAGGCCCGCCGCCAGCTGTCGGGGTCCGAAGGCGGACGATCGGGTGACCGGCCGGGAGGCGCTGGTCGCCTCCGCCTCGGCGGTCGCGGTGGTCGTGGTGTCGTGTGTCATCGATGCGGCTTTCATCGTGCGAGCGCTTCGGCGAGGGGGCCCAGGGCGAGGACCGGGAAGTAGGTGAGGGCGGTGACGATCACGGCGACCGCACCGAGCAGGCCGACGAACAGCGGCCGGTGCGTGGGGAGCGTCCCGACGGTGGCGGGCACCTTGTCCTGCGCGGCGAGGGACCCGGCGAGCGCCAGGACGAGCGCGATCGGGACGAACCGGCCGAGCAGCATCACGACGCCGAGCGCGGAGTTCATCCACGTCGTGTTCGCGGTGAGCCCACCGAAGGCGGAACCGTTGTTGTTCGCGCCCGAGGTGAAGGCGTAGAGCAGTTCGGACAGCCCGTGGTTGCCCGGGTTGAAGATGCTCGTGCCGAGGACCTGCTCACGGACGCCCGGGATCACCAGGGACAGTCCGGTGCCGAGCAGCACCAGGGTCGGCGTGACGAGGATGTACAGCGCGGCGAAGGTCATCTCGCGGGCACGGATCTTCTTGCCGAGGTACTCCGGGGTCCGACCGACGAGCAGGCCGCCGATGAACACCGTGATCACCGCGAGCACGAGCATGCCGTACAGGCCGGAGCCGACACCGCCGGGGCTGATCTCGCCGAGCATCATGTTGAGGAGCGCCATCATCCCGCCGATCGGCGTGAAGCTGTCGAACATGCCGTTCACCGCACCGGTGGACGTGGCGGTCGAGGTCGTGCCGAAGAGCGTCGTGCCGAGGATGCCGAAGCGCATCTCCTTGCCCTCCATGGCCGCACCGGCCGCCTGCGTGGCGCTGCCGCCGCCGGCGAGCTCCGCGATCGACATGACCGAGAGCGACACGAGGAAGATCGCGCCCATCACGGCGAGGATCGCGTACCCCTGGCGGTCGTCGCCGACCATGCGCCCGAAGGTGCGGGGCAGCGAGAACGGGATGACCAGCATGAGGAAGACCTCGACGAGGTTCGTCCACGCCTGCGGGTTCTCGAACGGGTGCGCCGAGTTCGCGTTGAAGTAGCCGCCGCCGTTCGTGCCGAGCTCCTTGATGGCCTCCTGCGACGCGACGAGCCCGTCGGGGATGTGCTGGGTTCCACCGGCGAGGGTGGTGACGTCCAGCCCGCTGCCCCAGGACTGCACGACACCGCCGGCGACCAGGACGATCGCGAAGACGAAGGCGCCCGGGAGCAGGAGCCGACCGGTGCCGCGGACGACGTCGACCCACACGTTGCCGAGCGTGCCGCTCTTCCGGCGCGCGAACCCGCGCACCAGGGCCACGGCGACCGCGAGGCCGACCGCGGCGGACAGGAAGTTCTGCACCGCGAGGCCCGCCATCTGCACGGTGTAACCCATCGTCGCCTCGGGCGAGTAGGACTGCCAGTTCGTGTTCGACACGAACGACGCGGCGGTGTTGAACGCGAGCGACGGGCCGACGTTCGGCAGCCCGAGGTCTCCCGGCAGCACGACCTGGATCCGCTGCAGCAGGTAGACGAGCAGCACGCCGACGGCGCTGAAGAGCAGCACGCCACGCAGGTACGCGGGCCAGGACTGCTCGGCGTCGGGGTCGACCCCGATCACGCGGTAGACACTCCGCTCGATGCGGGCGTGCTTCGTGGGCGTGTAGACGCGCGCCATCCAGTCGCCGACCGGGCGGTACGCGACCACCAGGAGCAGGACGAGCGTGGCGACCTGGGCGATGCCGGCCCAGACGTCGGCAGGGGAGCCCGCCATCAGAAGCGCTCCGGGTGGACGAGGGCCCACACGAGGTAGACGACCGATGCGATGCCGAGGACGGCGGCGGCGATGGTGACGACGATCACAGCCGCTCCACCCCCTTGGCGATGAGTGCCACCACGCCGAACACGGCGAGGACACCGGCGACGACGAAGACGTCGAACACGAGGGACTCCGATGGGGTTGCTTGCGGGTCGACGCCGGGCGGCGCGGACCGCACCACGGATGGTGCGGTACCGATGCTGGATCCGGTGTCGCGCCTCCAGGTCGGTCCTAACGGGTTCCTGACGGCGTCCTGACGGACGCATGCACCGCCCTAACGCACCGCCCTAACGCACCGCCGCGCGCTCGAGCCGCTCCGCCGATCGGCGCACGGCAGCCCGGAGTTCCTCCGGCCCCTCGACCACGAACGGCACCGTCAGCGCGGCGACCGCTCCGGCGAGCCCGTCCCACGACCACGAGCCGAGCATCAGCCGCGAGCGGCCGTCCTCGAGCGGCTCGAGCACGGCGTCCTCGGGCAGGAACGGCGCGACGCGCTCGGCATCCTGAGGGGTGAGCAGGACGGACCCGCGGCACGGCCACGCGTCCTCCTGCTCGGACCCCTTGAAGCGTGCCGACACGAACGCCGCAGCGTCCCCACCGGGAACGGGCCGTGGAGGGAACGGGAGCCGCGTCCGCATCCGCGGGGCGATCCGATCGACCCGGTAGGTGCGCCAGTCGTCGTGCTCGGGGTCCCACGCCAGCAGGTACCACCGGCCGTACCGGGCGACCACCGCGTGCGGCTCGACCCGGTGCGGGGTGTCCCGCTCGCCGTACCCGAACCGCAGGACCTCGTGCCGGTGCACGGCCTCGCTGACGGCGACCAGCACGTCCGGGGCGACCCGCGGGCCCGACGACCCGACGACGGCATCCACCAGGTCGACGCGCTGCCGGAGCCGGTCCGGCATCACCTGCCGGACCGTGGCGAGCGCGCGGACGGCGGACTCGGCGATGTCCGCACCGGAGGCAGGGGCGACCGCGAGGGCCAGGGCGATCGCCACCGCCTGGTCGTCGTCGAACAGCAGCGGCGGGAGGTCCGATCCGGCAGCCAGGCGGTAGCCGCCGGCCGGCCCGCGGACCGAGTCGATGCGGTAGCCGAGGTCGCGGAGCCGGTCGACGTCCCGGCGGAGCGTCCGGGGGCTGACGGTCAGGCGGCCGGCGAGCTCGTCGCCGGTCCACTCTCGGTGCACCTGCAGCAGGGAGAGCAGGGCGAGCATGCGCGAGGACGGTCCGGCCATGTCGTTCATCTTCGATCGAGAAGCGGTCACGATCTGACCGCAACACCGTCGACACTCGACCCATGAGCATCGAGACCACGACCCACATCAACTTCGACGGACAGGCGCGGGAGGCCCTGGACTTCTGGGCCTCCGCCTTCGGCGGCACCGTCACCGCCGCCACCTACGGCCAGATGGGCGCATCGCAGGACCCCGCCTGGGCGGACCGCATCGTGTTCGGCCAGGTCGCGACCGACGCCGGCTTCCGGATCATGGCGTTCGACGTCTGGCCGGACCAGCCGTACGACCAGGGCACGAACGCCTTCTACGTGTTCGTGCACGGTGACGACGCCGACGAGGTCACCCGCTACTGGGAGGCCCTGTCCGACGGTGCCGAGGTGCGGCAGCCGCTCGCCCCGTCGCCGTGGGCGCCGCTCGCCGGACAGCTCCGCGACCGGTTCGGCGTGGTGTGGCAGCTCGACGTGGCGGCACCGCAGGCCTGAGCGGTCGACGCGCGGGCCGTCAGTGCCCGAGCCCTCAGTGCGTGGACGGTCCGGCGACCGTCCACGTGCTGACCGTGACGGCCGCCGTCACGGTCGTCGGGGCGAACACCCGGTCCGGATCGACGTGGTGGTGGCTCGGCCCCATGTGCACCACGTCGTGCACGTCCTCGGCGGACAGCTCCATCGTCCAGGTCAGGTCCTCGGACGTCCGCTGCACGAAGGTCGGTTCGAGCGAGTCCCGCAGCCGCCGTTCCTTCTCGGGGTCGACGGCGATGGTCGCCTCGGCCAGCTCCGCCAGGTGCCCGTTCCGCGGGGTCACCACGGCGAGCACGCCGTCGGGGTGCAGCACCCGGGCGTACTCCCGCTGGTTGCGCGGGGCGAAGACGTCCAGCACCACAGCGGCCGCGTCGTCGACGACCGGGAGGCGCTCGGTCACGTCCCCGACGACGGCCCCCGCCCTCGGGTGGACGCGGGCCGCTCGTCGGATCGCGACCGCGGACAGGTCCAGCGCGACCCCGAGGCAGGCGGTGACGGAGCCTGCCTGGGCCGGTCCGGTCCTCCCGTCCGGTCCGTCCGTGACGGGCACGTCCGGTCCACCCGCGTCCAGCACGTGCGCGAGGTAGGTCCCCGGTCCGGATCCGACGTCGAGCACGACACCGGGCGCATCCGTGGCGGCGACCACCGCGGCGAGCGCCCGCTCGACGGACGCGTAGTGCCCGCGGCCGAGGAAGCGGATGCGGGCGTCGACCATCTCCGGGGTGTCCGCGGTCAGGGCGCGGCGCTTCGCGGGCAGGAGCGTGAGGTGGCCCTGCTTCGCCTCGTCGAACCGGTGTCCGGTGACGCACCCGACCTGCCCGCCGTCGACACGGGCGAGGGGCTCGGCGCAGACGGGGCAGGCGAGCACGGGGAGCAGGTCGTCGCGCACCGTCCCAGCGTACGGGCGTCGGTAGCCTGGCCGGATGGCACTGGAGCAGCTCTTCGGCCTCGACGGTCGCCGTGCACTGGTCACCGGGGGCAGTTCCGGCATCGGGCGGGCGATCGCGCTCGCCCTGGCGGACGCCGGCGCCCACGTGTTGGTCGCGGCACGGACGCGGGCCACGATCGACGAGACCGTCGCGACGATCGCCGACGGCGGCGGGTCGGCCACGGGCGTCGTCGCCGACCTGTCGACGCGGGCGGGAGCGCATGCGCTCGCGGACGCCGTCGGCGAGGTGGACGTCCTCGTCAACTCGGCCGGCATCAACCTGCGGCCGCCGAT from Curtobacterium sp. SGAir0471 encodes:
- a CDS encoding GNAT family N-acetyltransferase yields the protein MPRVEPTPVRVGPDDVDDVHAFLSACDLTVAGLADQGVHLWAVRDKAGAVVGTTGYETGPDGRHALLRSVAVGPALRGSGRGAALARFAMAEAAAGGARRAWLFSRRSGPFWQGLGFVPADREELVTVLADTTQVELFRTTGQLAREVAWSRPLVSLASVP
- a CDS encoding helix-turn-helix domain-containing protein; amino-acid sequence: MNEMRIATLRRERGWTQERLAETSGVAVRTVQRLEGGNDASLETLSAIARALEVPVRELFAQDDPAELEPGVRGLDERTAAAEAAAAAAATQQAARDRFVAGFWSFSNAVGVVFGIVTVLLLVLHVWSPLVFLLVGAYWAVRRPVGWFLLEAVLGARLDRRWPLSTATAVPVRAAR
- a CDS encoding response regulator, encoding MSTKVLIADDDAQLVRALSVTLAARGYDVVTARDGRAAIDAVITERPDIVMLDLGMPRLDGIGVLEGIRAWSQVPVLVLSGRTDSSDKVDALDAGADDYVTKPFQMDELLARLRALGRRQATAAASAGVTPTVTIGDLVVDLVAKQVTPPTGPTIRLTPTEWRLLEVLVTNPGRLMTREMLLTEVWGPTHGNDSGYLRLYMAQLRRKLEPEPSHPRYLVTESGMGYRFDPHGA
- a CDS encoding ATP-binding protein — its product is MKRGKLRVLLGAAPGVGKTYTMLEEGHRLRAEGRDVVVAVVETHERAATAALVDGLELVPRRVVEHRGVALDDMDLDAVVARAPDVALVDELAHTNAPGSPNEKRWQDVEVLLAAGISVISTVNIQHMQSLGDVVREITGTVQRETVPDAVVRAADQIEVVDLSPASLRERLSDGLVYPAARIDAALSNYFRLGNLTALREIALLWLADEVDDALKAYRAEHGIDHRWETRERVLVALTGGPEGETLLRRGARIAARSAGGELAAVHVTTNDGLRERHPGALGKQRALLEQLGGTYHQVVGDDVPSTLVRFAKSVDATQIVIGVSRRSRLAAALTGPGIGNTVVRESGDIDVHVVTHERAGGGFALPKLGGSLSRGRIAAAFAVSLVLGPLLTWLLSFGNDPDAITVDVLSYQLLVLVVALIGGMWPAVFTAVLSGLSLDYFFVQPLYMVTVQQPWHLVALVMYVISAVLVSFVVDRSARRSRAARRAAAESGLLVGIAGSVLRGDDALQALLDRTREAFGFTGVRIRQGDEVPATSGTFANVADATTSLPSGAVLEFAGAPDDPTQRRLLRVVEQQLDAAVEHRRLTRTAVDAERIAAADRVRSAILAAVGHDVRRPIAAASAAVQTLHASDIELSPADREALLTTADESLRQLAVLLADLLDVSRVQAGVLAVNPLPTALETVVAPALDELELGPDDVDLDLPADLPPVLADPGLLQRVVVNLLANASRYAPEGTRVRVAASAFGGGVELRVADHGPGIPEDRRGEVFQPFQRLGDTDNETGLGLGLALARGFTEGMGGTIEVDDTPGGGLTVVVRLPIAGHLGVDVK
- the kdpC gene encoding potassium-transporting ATPase subunit KdpC, which produces MASSSRSFFRSTGVAVRLTLLSTVVLGIAYPLAVWGVGQAAFHDQANGSMVTDSSGTVVGSSLIGQSFSGKGADRWFQSRPSAAGDDGYDANASSGSNLGPNNPDLLKSIEERRAAVAKADGVSEAEVPADAVTASGSGLDPDISPEYALQQVSRVAEARGLSESTVRALVQQHTESRQAGFLGEPVVNVLELNLALAKAA
- the kdpB gene encoding potassium-transporting ATPase subunit KdpB, which gives rise to MTHDTTTTATAEAEATSASRPVTRSSAFGPRQLAAGLPGALRKLDPRLMWRNPVMFIVEVGAALTTVTAFVEPSVFTAAIAVWLWLTVVFANLAEAVAEGRGKAQADTLRKTRSTTSARRVLRWDASDAAALSNDTEEVASVDLAKGDVVVVVAGEVIPGDGDVVEGIASVDESAVTGESAPVIRESGGDRSAVTGGTRVLSDRIVVRITSTPGETFIDRMIRLVEGAARQKTPNEIALNILLASLSIVFVIVCLTMQPIAGLVGATVSVPVLIALLVCLIPTTIGALLSAIGIAGMDRLVQHNVLAMSGRAVEAAGDITTLLLDKTGTITYGNRQASRVVPVPGVTEAELMEAAALSSAADSTPEGRSIVTLAEQDGIAPGNPAGAVEVPFTAQTRMSGLDLADGSQIRKGAAAAVLAWAGSTDAAVVAAIDTAVAEISDQGGTPLVVGRRSASGSVALLGVVHLKDVVKDGMAERFAELRSMGIRTVMITGDNPRTAAAIAAEAGVDDFLAEATPEDKLAYIRKEQEGGNLVAMTGDGTNDAPALAQADVGVAMNTGTTAAKEAGNMVDLDSDPTKLIDVVRIGKQLLITRGALTTFSIANDVAKYFAIIPAMFQAAFPGLAALNVMGLHSPSSAILSAVVFNALVIVALIPLSLRGVKYRAASASSVLGRNLLVYGLGGVIVPFIGIKAIDLVVGLIPGF
- the kdpA gene encoding potassium-transporting ATPase subunit KdpA produces the protein MAGSPADVWAGIAQVATLVLLLVVAYRPVGDWMARVYTPTKHARIERSVYRVIGVDPDAEQSWPAYLRGVLLFSAVGVLLVYLLQRIQVVLPGDLGLPNVGPSLAFNTAASFVSNTNWQSYSPEATMGYTVQMAGLAVQNFLSAAVGLAVAVALVRGFARRKSGTLGNVWVDVVRGTGRLLLPGAFVFAIVLVAGGVVQSWGSGLDVTTLAGGTQHIPDGLVASQEAIKELGTNGGGYFNANSAHPFENPQAWTNLVEVFLMLVIPFSLPRTFGRMVGDDRQGYAILAVMGAIFLVSLSVMSIAELAGGGSATQAAGAAMEGKEMRFGILGTTLFGTTSTATSTGAVNGMFDSFTPIGGMMALLNMMLGEISPGGVGSGLYGMLVLAVITVFIGGLLVGRTPEYLGKKIRAREMTFAALYILVTPTLVLLGTGLSLVIPGVREQVLGTSIFNPGNHGLSELLYAFTSGANNNGSAFGGLTANTTWMNSALGVVMLLGRFVPIALVLALAGSLAAQDKVPATVGTLPTHRPLFVGLLGAVAVIVTALTYFPVLALGPLAEALAR
- a CDS encoding potassium-transporting ATPase subunit F, with product MIVVTIAAAVLGIASVVYLVWALVHPERF
- a CDS encoding helix-turn-helix transcriptional regulator; translation: MAGPSSRMLALLSLLQVHREWTGDELAGRLTVSPRTLRRDVDRLRDLGYRIDSVRGPAGGYRLAAGSDLPPLLFDDDQAVAIALALAVAPASGADIAESAVRALATVRQVMPDRLRQRVDLVDAVVGSSGPRVAPDVLVAVSEAVHRHEVLRFGYGERDTPHRVEPHAVVARYGRWYLLAWDPEHDDWRTYRVDRIAPRMRTRLPFPPRPVPGGDAAAFVSARFKGSEQEDAWPCRGSVLLTPQDAERVAPFLPEDAVLEPLEDGRSRLMLGSWSWDGLAGAVAALTVPFVVEGPEELRAAVRRSAERLERAAVR